One segment of Radiobacillus kanasensis DNA contains the following:
- a CDS encoding DUF4349 domain-containing protein: MWKRLGLLFILVMFVVGCSSNSDEEGSTSSEGREAADKEANTGTAMLEKTNTSEDTTTEESTPQSAESSETPIPDKNRKIIYTANLELEVKDYQTALSTIEDDVFSTGGYIVESSSYREEENLQGTITVRIPQEKFRDFLTTVEETGTKLVNKSVNGQDVTEEYVDLESRLASKQVVEKRLLQFMEKAEKTEDLLKISSDLAMVQEEIEQIKGRMKYLDNKSDLATVTIQLIETSVNIPGIEKDSLNTWEKTKEQFMNSVNGIIGFGSGLFIFIIGNLPVLLLVGLFSLGAFILYKKVKKAQRNESS; the protein is encoded by the coding sequence ATGTGGAAACGACTAGGGTTACTTTTTATTCTCGTTATGTTCGTAGTCGGGTGTAGTAGTAATAGCGATGAGGAAGGTAGCACTTCTAGTGAAGGAAGAGAAGCAGCAGACAAAGAAGCAAATACTGGCACAGCAATGTTGGAAAAGACAAACACAAGTGAAGATACAACAACCGAAGAAAGCACACCACAATCGGCAGAATCCAGCGAAACCCCTATTCCGGATAAAAATCGAAAAATTATTTACACCGCAAATCTGGAGTTGGAAGTAAAGGATTATCAAACTGCTCTTTCTACAATTGAGGATGACGTATTTAGTACAGGTGGTTACATTGTTGAATCAAGCAGCTATCGAGAAGAAGAAAACCTTCAAGGCACCATTACCGTTCGTATTCCTCAAGAGAAATTTAGAGATTTTTTAACAACAGTAGAAGAAACCGGAACAAAGCTTGTGAATAAATCGGTGAATGGGCAAGATGTAACCGAGGAATACGTAGATTTAGAATCACGTTTAGCTTCTAAACAAGTGGTCGAAAAACGGTTGCTTCAATTTATGGAGAAGGCTGAAAAAACAGAGGATCTACTAAAAATATCTAGTGATTTAGCTATGGTTCAAGAGGAAATCGAGCAAATAAAAGGAAGAATGAAATACCTCGATAACAAATCCGACTTAGCAACGGTCACCATTCAACTTATAGAAACAAGTGTGAACATACCTGGAATAGAAAAAGATTCACTAAACACTTGGGAGAAAACAAAGGAACAATTTATGAATAGTGTGAATGGCATTATCGGATTTGGTTCTGGCTTGTTTATCTTTATTATTGGGAATTTACCAGTGTTATTGCTAGTAGGCTTGTTCAGTTTAGGCGCCTTCATCCTGTATAAAAAAGTGAAAAAAGCTCAAAGGAATGAATCTTCGTAG